From one Colletotrichum destructivum chromosome 3, complete sequence genomic stretch:
- a CDS encoding Putative FAD dependent oxidoreductase, FAD/NAD(P)-binding domain superfamily, with the protein MPAVRKRAKTKTKTKTKKQRREKSQQLAASRIFKEALTPPPLPTMDPQAKRNIVIVGGGIIGSTTAYFLTRHPKYNPALHQITILEATSIAAGASGKAGGLLALWAYPQCLVPLSYRLHKELATEHGGNKRWGYRRVKCGSFEARVTKQMLDKPKPLLKPTPKQEPEAIESSTNGVGGGSSSNGELGQEQEKGWEKLPKQDEAAESMLEESVLPRDLDWVDREAVESYAEMGMPGATETAQVHPYHFTRSMAALAQDKGVEVRINAQLKSISSSGDGVESVEYLDRGSGETRTIDGVTDVLVSAGPWTGRLLPRSKVTGLRAHSVVYDADVSPYAVFTSIKLPADFVPEHRASKGQRRKHKRVVDPEIYARPGGEVYACGEPDEDVPLPDTADKVQVDEANCDDITSYIATVSPALAAAPVKAKQACYLPQHDSGPLIGATSVPGLWLAAGHTCWGIQNGPATGKLMSEYILDGKPSSADISSLDPRRFRV; encoded by the exons ATGCCCGCCGTTCGGAAaagggcgaagacgaagacgaagacgaagacgaagaagcagcGTCGCGAGAAGTCGCAGCAGCTAGCCGCCTCACGAATCTTCAAGGAAGCATTGacaccaccgccgctgcccaCCATGGACCCCCAAGCGAAGCGAAACATTGTAATCGTCG GTGGTGGCATCATCGGTTCCACGACCGCCTACTTCCTCACCAGGCATCCGAAATACAACCCCGCCCTGCACCAGATCACCATCCTCGAGGCCACCTCCATCGCGGCCGGCGCCTCgggcaaggccggcggcctgctgGCCCTCTGGGCGTACCCGCAGTGCCTCGTGCCGCTGTCGTACCGCCTGCACAAGGAGCTCGCCACGGAGCATGGCGGTAATAAGCGATGGGGCTACCGGAGAGTGAAATGTGGCAGTTTCGAGGCCCGCGTCACCAAGCAGATGCTCGACAAGCCGAAGCCGTTGCTGaagccgacgccgaagcaAGAGCCAGAGGCGATCGAATCCAGTACgaacggcgtcggcggcggcagcagcagcaatggGGAGCTGGggcaggagcaggagaaaGGCTGGGAGAAGCTGCCGAagcaggacgaggccgccgagtcCATGCTGGAGGAATCGGTGCTGCCGCGGGATCTCGACTGGGTGGACCGCGAGGCTGTCGAGTCGTACGCGGAGATGGGCATGCCGGGCGCGACCGAGACGGCCCAGGTGCACCCGTACCACTTCACCcggtcgatggcggcgcttGCGCAggacaagggcgtcgaggtccggATTAACGCGCAGCTCAAGAGCATCAGCTCgtccggcgacggcgtcgagagcGTCGAGTACCTCGACCGTGGGTCAGGCGAGACGCGCACCATCGACGGCGTGACGGATGTCCTCGTCTCCGCGGGGCCGTGGACCGGCCGCCTGCTGCCCCGCTCCAAGGTCACCGGCCTGCGCGCCCACAGCGTCGTgtacgacgccgacgtcagCCCCtacgccgtcttcaccaGCATTAAGCTCCCTGCCGACTTCGTACCGGAGCACCGCGCCAGCAAGGGCCAGAGGAGGAAACACAAGCGGGTCGTCGACCCGGAGATTTACGCCCggccgggcggcgaggtgTACGCATGCG GTGAGCCGGACGAAGACGTGCCGCTGCCGGACACGGCGGACAAGGTGCAGGTGGACGAGGCCAACTGCGACGATATCACCTCATACATCGCCACAGTGAGCCCGGCACTGGCCGCGGCGCCCGTCAAGGCGAAGCAGGCGTGCTACCTGCCCCAGCACGACTCGGGCCCGCTCATCGGCGCGACGTCGGTGCCCGGCCTGTGGCTCGCGGCGGGCCACACGTGCTGGGGCATCCAGAACGGCCCCGCCACGGGCAAGCTCATGTCCGAGTACATCCTAGACGGCAAGCCCTCCAGCGCCGACATATCGTCTCTGGACCCGAGGCGGTTCAGGGTGTAA
- a CDS encoding Putative glutathione peroxidase, Thioredoxin domain, glutathione peroxidase active: MLGSVGCAARARGALLETGLKLRPGSPQPSSYCSKHSACIPRVVTRGMFRQLHTRAFPATTAAASVAARPKYHLPSYNLIRTCGPSTRPLPLINNLPLRGNIGTNANAITNKQLHTTAAMASATGFYDFKPLDKRGQEVPLADYKGKVVLVVNTASKCGFTPQYAGLEKLYKDIKEKHGDDFVVLGFPCNQFGGQEPGSDDDIQNFCQVNYGVSFPIMQKTDVNGDNANPLFQWLKEEKPGIMGLKRIKWNFEKFLIGRDGQVKGRWASTTKPESLEKPILEELAKK; encoded by the exons ATGCTAGGGAGTGTAGGGTGCGCCGCTCGTGCCCGAGGGGCCCTACTAGAAACCGGATTGAAACTTCGTCCCGGCAGTCCACAGCCCTCCTCCTACTGCAGTAAACATAGTGCTTGCATCCCTCGTGTCGTCACGCGTGGCATGTTTCGTCAATTGCATACCAGAGCCTTTCCTGCCACTACAGCCGCTGCTTCCGTAGCTGCGCGTCCCAAATACCATCTTCCCTCCTACAACTTAATCAGAACCTGTGGACCGTCAACAAGACCGCTTCCATTAATCAACAATCTCCCACTGCGGGGTAATATCGGCACAAACGCAAACGCAATCACAAACAAGCAACTCCACACAACCGCAGCAATGGCATCAGCAACAGGCTTCTACGACTTCAAGCCCCTCGACA AGCGTGGCCAGGAGGTCCCCCTCGCCGACTACAAGGGCAAggttgtcctcgtcgtcaacacGGCCTCCAAGTGCGGCTTCACTCCCCAgtacgccggcctcgagaagctcTACAAGGACATCAAGGAGAAGCACGGCGATgacttcgtcgtcctcggcttcccCTGCAACCAGTTCGGCGGCCAGGAGCCCGgttccgacgacgacatccagAACTTCTGTCAGGTCAACTACGGCGTCTCCTTCCCCATCATGCAGAAGACCGACGTCAACGGCGACAACGCAAACCCCCTCTTCCAGTGgctcaaggaggagaagcccggcATCATGGGCCTCAAGCGCATCAAGTGGAACTTTGAGAAGTTCCTCATCGGCCGCGATGGCCAGGTCAAGGGCCGCTGGGCCAGCACCACCAAGCCCGAGAGCCTGGAGAAGCCTatcctcgaggagctggcgaAGAAATAA